The Pseudolabrys sp. FHR47 genome contains a region encoding:
- the secB gene encoding protein-export chaperone SecB, with protein MTTTNGGQAEEFTADQVPQLNVVAQYIKDFSFENPNAPKSLVTGQQPQIGIQINVNAAPVSDTDIEVVLHLSGKAENAGSLLFSFDLAFGGVFRIRNVPQESLNAVVLIECPRLLFPFAREIIATTVRNGGFPPLLLDPVDFVALYRQKMEQLAGQQAPAGN; from the coding sequence ATGACGACGACGAATGGCGGCCAGGCCGAAGAATTCACCGCCGATCAAGTGCCGCAGCTCAATGTGGTGGCGCAGTACATCAAGGATTTTTCGTTCGAGAATCCGAACGCGCCGAAGTCGCTCGTCACCGGTCAGCAGCCGCAGATCGGCATCCAGATCAACGTCAACGCCGCGCCGGTCTCCGACACGGACATAGAGGTCGTGCTGCATCTCTCGGGCAAGGCCGAGAACGCCGGCAGCCTTCTGTTCAGCTTCGATCTCGCCTTCGGCGGCGTGTTCCGCATCCGCAACGTGCCGCAGGAAAGCCTGAACGCCGTTGTGCTGATCGAGTGCCCGCGGCTTCTGTTCCCGTTCGCGCGCGAGATCATCGCGACCACCGTTCGCAATGGTGGCTTCCCGCCGCTCCTGCTCGACCCGGTCGACTTCGTCGCGCTCTATCGTCAGAAGATGGAGCAGCTCGCCGGACAGCAGGCGCCGGCCGGCAACTGA
- the dnaQ gene encoding DNA polymerase III subunit epsilon: protein MREIVLDTETTGLDPNQGHRLVELGCVELLNRIPTGQTFHVYVNPERDMPMEAFNVHGLSAEFLSGHRKFAEIVDDFLAFIGDDTPLVIHNAEFDHKFLCAELKLVKRTLIARERLVDTLALARRKHSAGPYNLDALCGRYGIDNSRRTKHGALLDAEILAEVYLELLGGRQASLGLAESVSPSVFAVGGAASARTRPAPLTPRLTEAELAAHREFVGTLGEEAVWRKYL, encoded by the coding sequence ATGCGCGAAATCGTTCTCGATACCGAAACCACCGGCCTCGATCCGAACCAGGGCCATCGCCTGGTCGAGCTCGGCTGCGTCGAGTTGCTCAACCGCATTCCAACCGGGCAGACGTTCCACGTCTACGTCAATCCCGAGCGCGACATGCCGATGGAGGCCTTCAACGTCCATGGCCTGTCGGCGGAGTTCCTGAGCGGGCATCGCAAGTTCGCAGAGATCGTCGACGACTTCCTCGCCTTCATCGGCGACGACACGCCACTGGTGATCCATAACGCCGAGTTCGATCACAAATTCCTCTGCGCCGAACTCAAGCTGGTTAAGCGCACGCTGATCGCGCGCGAGCGGCTGGTCGATACGTTGGCGCTGGCGCGGCGCAAGCACTCCGCCGGGCCGTACAATCTCGATGCGCTGTGTGGACGCTACGGCATCGACAATTCGCGCCGCACCAAGCACGGCGCCCTGCTCGATGCCGAGATTCTGGCCGAGGTCTATCTGGAATTGCTCGGCGGCCGTCAGGCCTCGCTCGGCCTTGCGGAAAGCGTCTCGCCAAGTGTGTTTGCGGTTGGCGGCGCGGCGTCGGCGCGCACGCGGCCGGCACCGCTGACGCCGCGCCTGACCGAAGCCGAACTCGCGGCGCACCGCGAATTCGTCGGCACGCTCGGCGAAGAAGCCGTCTGGCGAAAATATCTCTGA
- a CDS encoding FxsA family protein has protein sequence MNVAKWLVLGLLALPLAELAVFIAVAAAWGFVTALALLIGLSLAGGVILRRAGGNHVQRVRVAMRDGFGRQEFSALSADGTGGLTLLGGLLLAVPGLITGVIGLLVLLVPLWRSLSGAAVGRSPTAPHGVVDLEPEQWRRVDDPRLPDRERDGAER, from the coding sequence ATGAATGTGGCAAAATGGCTGGTGCTTGGCCTTCTGGCATTGCCGCTGGCCGAACTGGCGGTGTTTATCGCCGTCGCCGCGGCCTGGGGCTTCGTGACGGCGCTGGCCCTGCTGATCGGACTGTCGCTCGCCGGCGGTGTGATATTGCGCCGCGCCGGCGGCAACCATGTGCAGCGGGTCCGCGTGGCCATGCGCGACGGCTTTGGTCGACAGGAATTCTCAGCCCTGAGTGCCGACGGCACGGGCGGGCTGACCCTGCTTGGCGGGCTTCTGCTAGCGGTTCCCGGACTGATCACGGGCGTCATCGGGCTGCTGGTCTTGCTGGTACCACTGTGGCGCAGTTTGAGTGGGGCGGCGGTTGGCCGCAGCCCAACGGCACCCCATGGCGTGGTCGATCTCGAACCCGAGCAGTGGCGCCGGGTCGACGACCCCCGGCTGCCCGACCGGGAGCGCGATGGCGCCGAGCGCTGA
- a CDS encoding Tim44/TimA family putative adaptor protein has product MQDVFDIYTIIFLALAVFIFLRLRSVLGQRTGRERPPYDPYAAREPVRPATDNVVQIPNRAAETARKPDEATEQAAPAERWKGIAEPGSPVANGLDAVAVADRSFDANHFLTGARAAYEMIVTAYAEGDRRSLRNLLSREVYDGFEAAITDREKRGDVVESRFVSIDKATITNAEVRGRSVQLTVRFQSKLVTATRNKAGEVIDGNAETVTDVTDVWTFARDASSRDPNWKLVATEAGQ; this is encoded by the coding sequence ATGCAAGACGTGTTCGATATCTACACCATCATCTTTCTGGCGCTCGCGGTGTTCATTTTCCTGCGGCTGCGCAGCGTGCTCGGTCAGCGCACCGGCCGCGAACGGCCGCCCTACGATCCCTATGCCGCCCGCGAGCCGGTCCGTCCCGCGACTGACAACGTGGTCCAGATCCCCAACCGGGCGGCGGAAACTGCCCGCAAGCCCGATGAGGCGACCGAACAAGCCGCGCCGGCGGAGCGTTGGAAGGGCATTGCCGAGCCAGGCTCGCCCGTCGCCAACGGGCTCGACGCGGTGGCCGTGGCCGATCGCAGCTTCGACGCCAATCACTTCCTGACCGGCGCTCGCGCCGCTTACGAGATGATTGTCACCGCCTATGCCGAAGGCGACCGCCGCAGCTTGCGTAACCTGTTGTCGCGCGAGGTCTATGATGGCTTCGAGGCCGCCATCACCGATCGCGAGAAGCGCGGCGACGTCGTCGAAAGCCGATTCGTGTCGATCGACAAGGCGACCATCACCAATGCCGAGGTGCGCGGTCGCAGCGTTCAGCTCACCGTGCGCTTCCAGTCCAAGCTGGTGACAGCGACGCGCAACAAGGCCGGTGAGGTCATTGATGGCAACGCCGAAACGGTCACCGACGTCACCGATGTCTGGACCTTCGCGCGCGATGCTTCTTCGCGCGACCCGAACTGGAAACTGGTCGCGACCGAAGCCGGGCAATAA
- a CDS encoding murein transglycosylase A yields the protein MATSVAAANANSKQQTVTLPKAAVEPVEFAALAGWEDDDHAAAFASFLKSCGAIRHGTPKMRKAKPIYGGLYTACTKALTLGRLDRDKARAFFEEEFKAYRVAATGQGEGFFTGYYESEVLGSRTRTDEYKVPIYTAPLQAIKAKLSKVFAHLDRTKIEEGALAGKGLEICWVKNPIDLFFAQIQGSTRVRLDDGKTMRLNYIASNGHPYTPVGRDLIDRGIIAKEDMSMDRIRDWMEANPEEGRELRRKNRSFVFFQEQPLAEHEECIGAQGVPLTPMRSVAVDKSLHVYGTPVWIDAELPIANEKPETPLRQLMIAQDTGSAILGPARADIYFGFGNDVGSIAGRVKQFGRFVMLVPLEVTLVGSGALAREVPLPKPRRSAVVADVASRP from the coding sequence ATGGCGACCAGCGTCGCCGCCGCTAACGCCAATTCCAAACAGCAGACCGTGACCTTGCCCAAGGCCGCGGTTGAGCCGGTTGAATTTGCCGCACTCGCCGGCTGGGAAGACGACGATCATGCCGCAGCTTTTGCGTCCTTTCTGAAGAGCTGCGGCGCCATCCGTCACGGCACGCCGAAGATGCGCAAGGCCAAGCCGATTTATGGTGGTCTCTACACGGCCTGCACGAAGGCGCTCACGCTCGGCCGGCTCGATCGCGACAAGGCCCGTGCCTTTTTCGAAGAAGAATTCAAAGCCTATCGCGTCGCCGCCACCGGCCAGGGCGAAGGTTTCTTTACCGGCTATTATGAATCCGAAGTCCTCGGCTCGCGCACACGCACCGACGAATACAAGGTGCCGATCTACACGGCGCCGCTCCAGGCCATCAAAGCGAAGCTGAGCAAGGTGTTTGCGCATCTCGATCGCACAAAGATCGAAGAAGGTGCGCTCGCCGGCAAGGGTCTCGAAATCTGCTGGGTGAAAAATCCGATCGATCTTTTCTTCGCGCAGATCCAGGGCTCGACGCGGGTGCGCCTCGACGACGGCAAGACCATGCGGCTCAACTACATCGCCAGCAACGGCCATCCGTATACGCCGGTCGGGCGTGACCTGATCGATCGCGGCATCATCGCCAAGGAAGACATGTCGATGGATCGCATCCGTGACTGGATGGAAGCCAATCCGGAAGAGGGCCGGGAGCTGCGGCGCAAGAACCGCTCTTTCGTGTTCTTCCAGGAGCAGCCGCTTGCCGAACACGAGGAATGTATCGGCGCGCAAGGCGTCCCGCTGACACCGATGCGCTCGGTTGCGGTCGACAAGTCGCTGCATGTCTACGGCACGCCGGTCTGGATCGACGCCGAACTGCCGATCGCGAATGAGAAGCCCGAGACGCCGCTGCGTCAGCTGATGATTGCGCAGGATACCGGCTCGGCCATTCTTGGTCCCGCGCGCGCGGATATTTATTTCGGTTTCGGCAACGACGTCGGCAGCATCGCCGGCCGCGTGAAGCAGTTCGGCCGCTTCGTGATGCTGGTCCCGCTCGAGGTAACGCTGGTCGGCTCCGGCGCGCTCGCCAGGGAAGTGCCGCTGCCCAAGCCGCGACGGAGCGCGGTTGTTGCCGACGTCGCTTCGCGGCCGTGA
- a CDS encoding pyruvate, water dikinase regulatory protein — translation MSDTGYFHLHLVSDATGETLITVARAAAAQYANVSPVEHLYPMVRSKKQLDHCLAEITESPGLVLYTLLEEDLIQLLETKCRDLGLPCMSVLGPILRLFQSYLGAETIHRAGAQHVLNAEYFNRIDALNYTMMHDDGQHVAGLEDADVVLIGVSRTSKTPTSIYLANRGIKTGNVPLVPGVPVAPEVEKLTRPLVVGLYASPERIVQIRENRLLGLKAHRDDDRYIDKAAVAEEVAYSRRLCTKHGWPLIDVTRRSIEETAAAVVKLLTERRRQPVSM, via the coding sequence ATGTCCGATACAGGCTATTTTCATTTGCATCTGGTGTCCGACGCGACCGGCGAAACGCTGATCACGGTCGCGCGCGCCGCGGCGGCCCAATATGCCAATGTGTCGCCGGTCGAGCACCTCTATCCGATGGTGCGGTCGAAAAAGCAGCTCGACCATTGCTTGGCGGAGATTACCGAATCGCCGGGCCTTGTCCTCTACACCCTGCTCGAGGAGGACCTGATCCAGCTCCTCGAGACCAAGTGCCGCGACCTCGGCCTGCCCTGCATGTCGGTGCTGGGCCCGATCCTGCGGCTGTTCCAGTCCTATCTCGGTGCCGAAACGATCCACCGCGCCGGCGCGCAGCACGTGCTCAACGCCGAGTACTTCAATCGCATCGACGCGCTCAACTACACGATGATGCATGACGACGGTCAGCACGTCGCCGGCCTCGAAGACGCCGATGTGGTGCTAATCGGCGTGTCGCGCACGTCTAAGACACCGACTTCGATCTATCTCGCCAACCGCGGCATCAAGACCGGCAACGTGCCACTGGTGCCAGGCGTGCCGGTGGCGCCGGAAGTCGAGAAACTGACGCGGCCTCTGGTGGTCGGACTTTATGCCAGTCCGGAGCGTATCGTGCAGATCCGCGAAAACCGCCTGCTCGGCCTCAAGGCGCACCGCGACGACGATCGCTACATCGACAAGGCCGCGGTCGCCGAGGAGGTCGCGTATTCACGACGGCTTTGCACCAAGCATGGCTGGCCGCTGATCGACGTCACCCGGCGCTCGATCGAGGAAACCGCGGCCGCTGTCGTCAAGCTGCTCACCGAGCGGCGGCGGCAGCCGGTTTCGATGTAA
- the coaE gene encoding dephospho-CoA kinase (Dephospho-CoA kinase (CoaE) performs the final step in coenzyme A biosynthesis.), with amino-acid sequence MFILGLTGSIGMGKTATAKMFAEEGVPVQDADAAVHTLYEGKAVPLIEAAFPGTTADGKVDRVKLGTMVIGKPEAMAKLEKIVHPLVAQERDDFLAGAEKAGADLVVLDIPLLYETGSDINCDAVVVVSAPAEIQRERVLARPGMTEERFAAILAKQMPDADKRARADFIVDTSQGFDAARRQVREILAEVRKMANQE; translated from the coding sequence ATGTTTATCCTCGGCCTCACCGGCTCGATCGGCATGGGCAAGACGGCGACCGCGAAGATGTTCGCCGAGGAAGGCGTACCGGTGCAGGACGCCGATGCCGCGGTGCACACGCTCTATGAAGGCAAGGCGGTGCCGCTGATCGAGGCAGCTTTTCCCGGTACGACGGCGGACGGCAAGGTCGATCGCGTCAAGCTGGGCACGATGGTGATCGGCAAGCCCGAGGCGATGGCAAAGTTGGAAAAAATCGTGCATCCGCTGGTGGCGCAGGAACGCGACGACTTTCTTGCCGGTGCCGAAAAGGCTGGGGCGGATCTCGTGGTGCTCGATATTCCGCTGCTTTACGAGACCGGCAGCGACATCAATTGCGACGCGGTGGTGGTGGTATCGGCGCCGGCCGAAATACAGCGCGAGCGCGTTCTGGCCCGGCCCGGCATGACCGAGGAGCGCTTTGCCGCGATTCTGGCCAAGCAGATGCCCGACGCGGACAAGCGGGCGCGGGCCGATTTCATCGTGGATACGTCGCAGGGCTTCGACGCAGCAAGGCGGCAGGTGCGTGAAATTCTGGCCGAAGTGCGTAAGATGGCGAATCAAGAATAA
- a CDS encoding Maf family protein translates to MPLWLGQQPLVLASKSDIRGKLLAAAGLRFGIRAAQIDERAVEAEAKVSDAIAAARLLARAKAMAVAAQMPGHIVLGADQTLAHGSVRLTKPVNREDAASQLRALRGQTHELHSGVAVVRDGEVLFDLVDTARLTMRDFSDRFLEDYLDMTGDVAMTSVGGYQLEGIGIHLFERVEGDYFTILGLPLLPLLKFLREGGYVDG, encoded by the coding sequence ATGCCTCTCTGGTTAGGCCAGCAGCCTTTGGTCCTCGCGTCGAAGAGCGATATCCGCGGCAAGCTTCTTGCCGCGGCTGGCCTGCGCTTCGGTATCCGCGCGGCACAGATCGACGAACGCGCGGTCGAAGCCGAGGCGAAAGTCAGCGATGCCATTGCCGCGGCGCGGCTTCTGGCGCGAGCCAAAGCCATGGCGGTAGCGGCGCAAATGCCGGGCCATATCGTGCTCGGTGCCGATCAGACCCTGGCTCATGGGTCCGTACGTCTGACCAAGCCGGTCAATCGCGAAGACGCGGCCTCGCAGTTGCGTGCGCTGCGCGGCCAGACCCATGAATTGCATTCGGGTGTCGCGGTGGTGCGCGACGGCGAGGTGCTGTTCGACCTTGTCGATACGGCGCGGCTGACGATGCGCGATTTCTCCGATCGCTTTCTTGAAGACTATCTCGACATGACCGGAGATGTCGCGATGACCAGCGTCGGCGGCTATCAGCTCGAAGGCATCGGCATTCATCTTTTCGAACGTGTCGAAGGCGACTACTTCACCATTCTCGGCCTGCCGCTTCTGCCGCTGCTGAAGTTCCTGCGCGAGGGCGGTTATGTCGATGGTTGA